In the Pithys albifrons albifrons isolate INPA30051 chromosome 31, PitAlb_v1, whole genome shotgun sequence genome, one interval contains:
- the LOC139684098 gene encoding olfactory receptor 14A16-like: MSNSSSISHFVLLPLADTWQLQLLLLWLFLGISLAALLGNGLIISTIACNHHLHTPMHFFLLNLSLTDLGSICTTIPKAMHNSLWGTRTISYIGCAIQVFFFLSFIITEYSLLTIMCYDRYVAICKPLHYGTLLGSRACAHMAAAAWATPLLYSLLHTANTFSLPLCHGNALGQFFCEIPQILKLSCSNSYLRELGLMVVSAFLFVGCFIFIVFSYVQIFRAVLRIPSEQGRHKAFSMCLPHLAVVSLFVTTVFFAYLKPLSVSSPSLDLVVSVLYSVVPPTLNPLIYSLRNQELKDALRKMMTGCFAAARDSLLCFANGS, translated from the coding sequence atgtccaacagcagctccatcagccacttcgtcctcctgccattggcagacacgtggcagctgcagctcctgctcttgtggctcttcctgggcatctccctggctgccctcctgggcaacggcctcatcatcagcacCATAGCCTGtaaccaccacctgcacacccccatgcacttctttctgctcaacctgtccctcacagacctgggctccatctgcaccactatccccaaagccatgcacaactccctctggggcACCAGAACCATCTCCTACATAGGGTGTGCTAttcaggtctttttttttctctccttcatcATAACAGAGTATTCCCttctcaccatcatgtgctacgaccgctacgttgccatctgcaaacccctgcactacgggaccctcctgggcagcagagcttgtgcccacatggcagcagctgcctgggccactCCGCttctctactctctgctgcacacagccaatacattttccttgcccctctgccatggcaatgccctgggccagtttttctgtgaaatcccccagattctcaagctctcctgctcaaactcctacctcagggaacttgggctcATGGTGGTTAGTGCTTTTCTATTTGtgggttgtttcattttcattgttttctcctatgtgcagatcttcagggctgtgctgaggatcccctctgagcagggaaggcacaaagccttttccatgtgtctccctcacctggctgtggtctccctgtttgtcaccACTGTCTTCTttgcctacctgaagcctctttctgtctcctccccatccctggacctggtggtgtcagttctgtactcagtggtACCTCCAACAttgaaccccctcatctacagcctgaggaaccaggagctcaaggatgctctgaggaaaatgatgactggatgctttgcagcagccagagactccctgctttgctttgccaatGGCTCATAG
- the LOC139684040 gene encoding olfactory receptor 14J1-like, which yields MCYDRYVAICKPLHYGTLLGSRACAHMAAAAWTTGVFYGVLHTINTFSMPLCHGNALGQFFCEVPQILKLSCSHSYLRELGLLLVSGAFIVGCFIFIVFSYVQIFRAVLRIPSEQGRHKAFSTCLPHLAVVSLFLSTAFCAYLKPLSLSSPALDLILAVLYSLLPPIVNPFIYSLRNQELKDAVKKKMTGCFSATRHCLLSSVNGL from the coding sequence atgtgctacgaccgctacgttgccatctgcaaacccctgcactacgggaccctcctgggcagcagagcttgtgcccacatggcagcagctgcctggactactggggttttttatggtGTCCTGCACACAATCAATACATTTTCCATGCCCTtatgccatggcaatgccctgggccagttcttctgtgaagtgccccagatcctcaagctctcctgctcacactcctacctgaGAGAACTTGGGCTTCTTCTGGTTAGTGGGGCGTTTATtgtgggatgtttcattttcatagttttctcctatgtgcagatcttcagggctgtgctgaggatcccctctgagcagggacggcacaaagccttttccacgtgcctccctcacctggctgtggtctccctgtttctcagcactgccttCTGTGCCTACCTAAagcccctttctctctcctccccagccctggaccTGATCctggcagttctgtactcgCTGCTGCCTCCAATAGTCAACCccttcatctacagcctgaggaaccaagaactcaaggatgctgtgaagaaaaagatgactggatgcttttcagcaacCAGACACTGCTTGCTTTCCTCTGTCAATGGTCTGTAG
- the LOC139684033 gene encoding olfactory receptor 14A16-like, translating to MPNSSSISHFLLLPLADTRQLQLLHLWLFLGISLAALLGNGLIISAVASDHHLHTPMHFFLLNLSLTDLGSICTTVPKAMHNSLWDTRTISYAGCAAETFLLIFFLRTELSLLTIMCYDRYVAICKPLHYGTLLGSRACAHMAAAAWASAFLNALLHTANTFSLPLCHGNALGQFFCEIPQILKLSCSYSDLRKLGLLVVNACLGFACFVYTVFSYVQIFRAVLRIPSEQGRHKAFSTCLPHLAVVSLFLSTSFFAYLKPPSISSLSLDLVVAVLYSVVPPAMNPLIYSLRNKELKDALWKLMIGHNSEAKTA from the coding sequence atgcccaacagcagctccatcagccacttcctcctcctgccattggcagacacgcggcagctgcagctcctgcacttgtggctctttctgggcatctccctggctgccctcctgggcaacggcctcatcatcagcgccgtagcctctgaccaccacctgcacactcccatgcacttcttcctgctcaacctgtccctcacagacctgggctccatctgcaccactgtccccaaagccatgcacaactccctctgggacaccagaACCATCTCCTATGCAGGGTGTGCTGCAGAGACCTTCTTGCTTATCTTCTTTCTCAGAACAGAGCTttctctcctcaccatcatgtgctacgaccgctacgttgccatctgcaaacccctgcactacgggaccctcctgggcagcagagcttgtgcccacatggcagcagctgcctgggccagtgcctttctcaatgctctgctgcacacagccaatacattttccctgcccctgtgccatggcaatgccctgggccagttcttctgtgaaatcccccagattctcaagctctcctgctcataTTCTGATCTTAGGAAACTTGGTCTTCTTGTGGTTAATGCCTGTTTAggatttgcttgttttgtttatactgttttctcctatgtgcagatcttcagggctgtgctgaggatcccctctgagcagggaaggcacaaagccttttccacgtgcctccctcacctggctgtggtctccctgtttctcagcacatcattttttgcctacctgaagcctcctTCCATCTCCTCCCTATCCCTTGATCTTGTGGTGGCAGTTCTTTATTCAGTGGTACCTCCAGCCatgaaccccctcatctacagcctgagaaacAAGGAACTTAAGGATGCCCTTTGGAAACTAATGATTGGACACAATTCAGAAGCAAAAACTGCCTGA
- the LOC139684018 gene encoding zinc finger protein 436-like, with the protein MDFSFPNLSWVEKEAVRKRKMPRDPQAGPELSTQSTEDKSHHQNLVAGAVLIDSMAQEVSGEEKSQRSYRKRSSKCSPDGPEKETTSLSQESCLSFVQHSDLVVHVQFHPEEKPYRCLECGRSFSQISSLFSHQQVHTGERPYKCLECGKRFSKSSHLIRHQLIHSGERPYTCGECGKSFSKSSHLICHQLIHSGERPYICEECGKSFRRSSNLTSHQVIHTGERPHTCSECGKTFQRSSDLLMHQRIHTGERRYRCTDCGKSFICSSHLVSHRRIHTGERPYKCGMCGKSFRVSSGLISHQMMHTGERPYKCSECGKSFGTRGFLVRHQQTHTGERPFCCTDCGKSFYRRSHLDSHQSIHTGERPYKCEECGKSFKRSTNLVSHRSVHSGERPHKCEECGKSFKRSSHLVAHQHIHTGEKPYTCGECGKSFSQSWILTQHQRTHC; encoded by the exons ATG gatttttccttcccaaaccttaGCTGGGTGGAGAAGGAagctgtgaggaagaggaagatgccccgggacccccaggcag gccctgagctgagcacacagagcacagaggacaAATCCCACCATCAGAACCTCGTGGCAGGGGCCGTTTTGATCGACTCGATGGCACAGGAAGTCAGCGGGGAGGAAAAGTCACAGAGATCCTACAGGAAGAGGAGCTCGAAATGCAGCCCAGATGGCCCTGAGAAGGAAACAACCAGCCTGTCTCAGGAAAGCTGCCTGAGCTTTGTCCAGCACTCTGACCTGGTGGTTCATGTTCAGTTTCACCCTGAGGAGAAGCCCTACaggtgcttggaatgtgggaggTCCTTTAGCCAGATCTCCAGTCTCTTTTCCCACCAACAGGTACACACAGGTGAGAGgccctacaagtgcttggaatgtgggaagaggttCAGCAAGAGCTCCCACCTCATCCGCCACCAGCTCATCCACTCTGGGGAACGACCCTACAcatgtggggaatgtgggaagagcttcagcaaGAGCTCCCACCTCATCTGCCACCAGCTCATCCACTCTGGGGAACGACCCTACATATGtgaggaatgtgggaagagcttcaggcGGAGCTCCAACCTGACCAGCCACCAGGttatccacactggggagaggccccaCACgtgttctgagtgtgggaagacGTTTCAGAGAAGCTCAGATCTCCTCATGCATCAGCGGAtacacacgggggagaggcgTTACCGCTGCAccgactgtgggaagagcttcatctgcagctcccacctcGTCTCGCACCggcgcatccacactggggagaggccttacaAGTGTGGGATGTGTGGGAAGAGTTTCCGAGTCAGCTCCGGCCTCATCTCCCACCAGATGATGCACACAGGGGAACGTCCCTACAAGTGTTcagagtgtgggaagagctttggtACCAGGGGGTTTCTCGTGAGGCATCAGCAGACgcacacgggggagaggcccttctgctgcaccgactgcgggaagagcttctACCGCAGGTCCCACCTCGACAGCCACCAgagcatccacactggggagaggccatACAAGTgtgaggagtgtgggaagagcttcaagcGGAGCACCAACCTCGTTTCCCACCGGAGCGTCCACTCTGGGGAGCGTCCACACAAGTgtgaggagtgtgggaagagttTCAAGCGCAGCTCCCACCTCGTTgcccaccagcacatccacactggagaGAAGCCTTACAcgtgtggggagtgtgggaagagcttcagccagagctggaTCTTGACCcaacaccaacggacccactGTTAA